The window AGGATTTATTTTCCCTGCAGAAGCTTGTGTGCCGCTGTGCCGGCCGTCCGTGCTTGCTTGCTTCTGCGCGGTGTTTCGGCCGGGTCTTGTGATCCGCAGGATCTGAGGCGGTCGCATCTGCAATGTTTCCGAAGAAAGGGCCCAATCCCTACGGCCAGCCGCCGCAGTATGGGGCGCAGCAACCGTACGGCAAAATTGTAAGGCGCTCTGGGAAACTCATCTGATGCTTTGATTGGCAACCCTATCTAATGGTGCAAGGTTCTGATATATGTGTGCAAACACTTGCGCCCTTTTGGTTGGGCTTTGGCAGCCTGTTAGCGTTGGGTATGCGGCATCTGCTGCAGCAGCTGGTGGCACTGATGGCCATCAGTTTGGCGGCAATGCGGCACAGGGCGCTGTGGGGCAGTATGGAGGGCCTTACGCTGCAGTTTATGGCGCGCAGAAGGTTAATTTGTGCTCCTTTCCAGTTTGAATTCTGGATGCAATTAGTTTTGTTTCCTTATGTTGCTTATTATTGCTCATTGATGTTACACATGTAACTGAATTGTGTGAGTTGTCGTTTGTCGGTTTGTATTGTACTCATATATACCAAAGGCATCTCTTTGAGTGAAGGCAAATAATCAAGGTTACTAGATATCAATCCAATTGTATCTAAATATTACCCAGTACATGCTTTAGGGAATTATAATAGGTCCACATGGACATCTGTGATAAGCGAATCCTAGGTTTGACCAGTTTTAAAGCTAGTGTCCAGCATTATTGGTCTATAAATAAAACAAATGGGTTTGTTTGAAGAATAAGCCCGGTTCCTGAACCTGAAAAGGTCCATTTATATCCCTTCCGTACTCTTTGTCTTATGCACAGAAATAATCCATGCATATATAGAAATAATTTTATGTATTTCAAAGTTTACCTGGTCCCTCAAGTGTCACCCATGGAAAGAATAGTCGGAACTTTGGGCAAAATGTGAAATACATGCCTGCTTTGTAAACAAGGTCTAAATACTCGCTTTCTATTAGAGTTATTAGTTGAGAATTTGTGGTACAATCCAGAAATTTAAAACAGCTCTATGGGATGATCTGAGCAATATAAAGCTTGNNNNNNNNNNNNNNNNNNNNNNNNNNNNNNNNNNNNNNNNNNNNNNNNNNNNNNNNNNNNNNNNNNNNNNNNNNNNNNNNNNNNNNNNNNNNNNNNNNNNNNNNNNNNNNNNNNNNNNNNNNNNNNNNNNNNNNNNNNNNNNNNNNNNNNNNNNNNNNNNNNNNNNNNNNNNNNNNNNNNNNNNNNNNNNNNNNNNNNNNNNNNNNNNNNNNNNNNNNNNNNNNNNNNNNNNNNNNNNNNNNNNNNNNNNNNNNNNNNNNNTGCCTACATGAACTATCGATCTTCCTCGGCCTGAAAGATAAATTCCGTCATCaccttttattttatttaatgGAAGGTGTAGAGTTTTATATAAAGTTGCAAAGCAACAGCTCTTGCACAGTATCCCCTTGCCACCTTTCCTAACGTTCTAGCAATGAACTTGCATCATTTTACAGCTACATTTTCATGCCTTTTGGGAGAGCACAAGCTTTAGCTGAAGGAGTTAAGGGCCTTAAGCTATCCCAAACTGGTAACTTGGGTCCCTTGCCACCTTTCCTAACGTTCTAGCAATGAACTTGCATCATTTTACAGCTACATTTTCATGCCTTTTGGGAGAGCACAAGCTTTAGCTGAAGGAGTTAAGGGTCTTAAGCTATCCCAAACTGGTAACATGGGTCCCCTATGGATCACTGAGCTTCCCAACAATTCCGGTTCTGAAGCTGGGTGAAATCCAAGATCTTGATCTTACAGCTTACTTGGGTTAGTTTGGGTAGAATGATACAAATGTTGCCATTATTTTGCGTAGGTACAAATAGAATTTATGCCCCACAACTGCTTTACCATAGCTTCTTATGATTATGTGATATCTGAAACCACGGCGTTTTTCTCCATGTGCAACCTCTTTCTCTATCAACCACAGCAATCAATATGTATCTATACGAAGACTATAGAGAATCAGAAGTCTGCCCTCTTTAAGATCTCTCTCCTCTCCCGTTCCCACTTCAGTTCAGTGTTAACCACATATATCTGGTCAGTTCACGTATAGTAAAGGATGACCAGAATTTATTTTGCCATTTTTGGAGTTGAGCATCATCTCAATTAATTACATGTTTTGCATCACAAAGATGTTTGAAGAATTTTGTCCTTTTCCATCGCATAATTGATGCTTTTATCAAGCTTTTCAAAATATAGGTGAAGTTTTATTTGCCCCCAAACTAGAATTGAACAAGGGGGAAACTACTATTGTTACATGATCTTGTTACAGAATATGCCAATTGAAAATTCCGCCTAATATATTTAACAGGTTGGTGGACTTGCTAGCAAAGGTCCAAGTTCTTCTGGTCTTCCCAACCTGCAAGCTCATCAAACATCACTCTCTGAGTCATCGAAGTTCTCATCTGGAGCTGTAGGGTCCAGCCTGGGAAGGCCAAATGATGACTATCTAGCTTCTCGTGCATATGTCCCAAAGCTAGAGCAGTACAGTACGCATTATGAATTGGAGAGAAGGATGTACGGTGAACAGTCAGCTAATTTTGGCAGGAGAGACGGCTTCAATGATTTGGATAGAAGATACACCGATCATATTCCTGGAAGCCATCAGGTATCTCTTTCTCTTTCTGTACTGCCCATTTGTTTTTCTTTTGTTCAGCACCTCTTAGATTTTGACAATGTATAATTATAACTCGCTGGCTTTTACGTAATCTCAGATTCATGACCGTGTGGATCAGGTAAAATCCNNNNNNNNNNNNNNNNNNNNNNNNNNNNNNNNNNNNNNNNNNNNNNNNNNNNNNNNNNNNNNNNNNNNNNNNNNNNNNNNNNNNNNNNNNNNNNNNNNNNNNNNNNNNNNNNNNNNNNNNNNNNNNNNNNNNNNNNNNNNNNNNNNNNNNNNNNNNNNNNNNNNNNNNNNNNNNNNNNNNNNNNNNNNNNNNNNNNNNNNNNNNNNNNNNNNNNNNAAAGCATCGTTCTGTTCTCATTTATCTGTTGTCTTTGATAATTAGTTTATTCCCATTATTAAATGATGTTGAAATTTTAGGTTTCATCGACACGACATCAGCAACTCCTAAAAACTCCACCGCAGCCTGTCTCTGACATACGGTATGTTAGCTCACAGTAAGGTTATACTGATGACTGTCAGGTTTTTGTTTCACATTATTATTATTTCTGCTATAGTTGCTGTTATTAGTATTATCAGTATTATAATTATGTCTTGGTTATAACCACTTAAAAAGGTGCCTCTGATAAGTTAAAAGTTGCTTCATCCAGACATCTCTGCCCTATGACTAGGTTTTGGTAAGCTGTAAAAAAATTGTTGATAAGCTTGGAAAGTAAACCACTAGTGAATTAGTGACCTTTGTGTCTGTCACCACTACAAGATATAGCACATGCACTGAGTAAAAGTATGCATTTCTGGCAGACAAGCCGATTACTTTGCAGGAAGGACCGCCGGTCCAGTCCATCAAGGTTCCCAGGAAGTTAGTgcatatggaagagttgaagccgaTCATCACAGCTTGTCAATTGCTGGATCTGTTCCATATGGCGGCCAACAACAAGCTTCAATCTTGGGGGGAACTCAGAGGACAAACATGGACAGCCTTGTCTATGGACAAGGGTCATCCGGCAGTGGTTACGTGATGGGCCTACCCCCTGGACGCGACTATGCTTCAGGGAAGAGCTTGCTGCATCCATCTTCAGAGTCTGATTACCGAGATAGCATCTTACCTCGTGTACATCCAAGCATCCCCATGGTTGATGAGCGAACAAGAGACAGGGTTGGTTATCGCCGCGAACTGGATCTAAGAGATGAGGAGCATAGAAGGGGCCTTTTGTGGGAAAGAGAAAAGGAAAGGGAACGGGAACGCGAACAAGAGCTACGAAACCATGAAATGGAAAGAGAGCAAGACAGGGAGCGGGAGCACCAACGACTAAGAGAGCGTGAAAGGGAAAGGGGACGCGAACGAGAAAGAGTACGTCTTCGCGAGCGCCGGGAGAATGAGAGGGAGCGGGATAGGAAGCATGTGGCTATTCCAAGGCGGGAGCACACTCCTCCGAGGACACCTGGTGAAAGGCGGCGTTCTTCTTCTGTTAGACCTGAGAAGCCTTTGCGGCGGCTTTCGCCTCGACGTGATGTCCTGCATAGGTGGACCTCCATGTTTCCTCTATAGTTTTGTGGATGCAACCGCTTGCTGCTTCGTCTTCTGCCAGCCTTTATAACTAACGCTTTCGTTTGTTGTCCTGAAGGCCTCGTTCACCTGTTAAACAACTAAAGAGAGAATATATTTGCAAGGTAAACAGATAGTTGAGTTTGTCACATTGTTGCTGTTCAGATCAAGTAATAATGTTAGGGGCTAATCTCTTCAATGTGCTCTTGGTCTTAAAGCCGCTGATTCTTGTCCTTCTGAAGCCAATTAGTTTTAGCACCTGTCCCTGCACACACATGTGGAACTATTTAGTTCTGTTTGTGTCTGGAGTTCTGGTTATTCATCCATCTTCACTGAGCCATGTTTCAGCATTTGTAGTAGATATTTCTCTTTAGCTGCCACCAAGATATCACTTCCCTCCAAGTGATATGAAAAATCATGAGATGTTTCTTATCCAATTGGAAGGCCATCCCCACCTTAATTGGAgattgtgctccagcgtccatGATAGTACAATCATGAACACAtttgcctccttttcgccatttgcCTTCCTGTTTATGCAGCTGATCATGGCTTCTCTTTTTGCACATTTATGTTGTTGTTCTAGTTTGCTTCCTTTTATGAATTTAATGCAATCAGTTTCTTTTTCGCAGGTCTTTCCATTTCGCTTGGTGGATGCTGAGAGGGACTACTTATCTTTGACAAAGCGATATCCTAGACTAGTGATTTCTCCAGATGTTTCTAAGGTCTGTTGTTGTATGAATAAATTTTCTTTTCAATGGGGAATCATAGGATTATTTCCCCTAATCAGCGATTTGTTTATAGGTTGTCTTGAACTGGCCAAAAGGAAACCTTAATCTTTCAATGCGCACACCAGTCAGGTATACTTTCTATTTTAAATACACATTATGCTTTGCTTGCCGAAGTGATTATTCTTCATTTTAATAGCATCATTTTACCACATTGTTGCTATTGCCATAAAACAGTTTGGAGCATGACATCCATGAAGTGGATGATAAGACCAATGAAAGAACAGTTTTATCTTCAGAGAAATCGTACAGCACCGGTACTCCAGACACTGTTTGGAACGTAAAGGTTTGTGTCTACAATTTTGTATATTTTATTTTAAAGTATGGACTAGGTTGAACTAGAGTAGCTACAAGTAGACGATTACTACATCAATATGTGTAGGTATCATGTGGCACACTGGTTGGAGTTATACTCATGTTTGCAGACTCTGTGTACAATccctggtggcatgcaaatctatgTGGTCCATAAGTTGTGGTACTACATTGTCTGATGCCATTAAAATTGCTTTCCCATTTTTTGCTCAGAATTCCCATTTGAGTACTTTATGACATGGTTTGGTTATTATGCATATCTGATTTTTGTCGAAAAGCACGAGATTCTCATGCGGGGTGTCAAGATCGTGGGTGTACTGTTTGTGTATTTTCAAATATCAAAGTATTGCCAAATTGATCTTTGTAATAATTCTTATTCTGATGAGCGTGTGCAGGTTCTCTTGATGAGTGGTATGAGCAACGGTGCCTTCGCTGATATATGTTCGTTGAGAAGTGCCGAGGAACGAATAGCGCACTGGAACAATGTCTTGAAATTTGCTGTATTTAAGAAGGATCATGCACTTATTACAATTGGAGGTCCTTGGAGTGCAGCAATAGATGGTGGAGATCCATTGATTGACTGTTCGTGCTTGGTGCGAACTGCTATCAGGTATGTAATCATATAACATACTGATCCATTTGTGAACTGGCGTTGTGCTAAAATTTACCCTACTTGTACAGATGCACTAAAGAACTGGTTCAGATTGATCTATCTAATTGCACACACTGGAATCATTTCCTCGAGGtacatgttaatttatttttagcACTTATGATGAACTTGCATGTAACATTATGGTTCCACCATATTGAAATTTTGTTAAGATGATGTACTAATAGGATGTTTGCCACTTAGCAAGGCAACCTTATGCCTGTTATGTTCTAATTCTCAATCACATTGCCAGTTCAGATATAGTCTGCTGTCCAAAGTAGTGTTTGCGAAACTATGATGTTTTTGTCAAGAATTCCTTGGGAGGAAGTCATAAAAAGTAGTAAGCACCTAAATCGAGTTGAAAACAAGTAGAATGTGAGTGGTGGTGGTGGGTATTGCACATCCGCAGCTCCCACCAACTGAGATAGGCTCAGTTTAGGGATGTAAATGGCAAATAAGTGGCGTCAACAAGTCCTATTTAGTTAGTTTTAGCTAGCTCCATAGTTCATTTTCCCCGGATTTTTTTAACTGTTAGATTATTAGTGGGTTTAAACGGGATTAAACAGGACCCGCTTGACATCTCAGTTCCTTGACCTGCCTGTTCCAGCGTCATGGAAATCATTAATTGTAAATGAAGCCCCTATTTATTTTTCGGGTGAACTGActgttccagcagcagcagcagcagcaacaacaacaacaacaacaacaaagcctgtagtcccaaacaagttggggtaggctagagctgaaacccataagatctcgcaaccaacacatggttctggcacatggatagcaagcttccacgcacccctctccatggctagttctttggtgatactccagtcCTTCAGTTCTCTTTTtacagactcctcccatgtcaatttcggtctaccccgacctctcttgacattagcagcacgctttagccgtccactatgcgGTGGAGCTTCTGGagtcctgcgctgaatatgcccaaaccatctaagatgatgttggacaagcttctcttcaatcggtgCTACCCCGACTCTCttttatatcatcattccggacctgTCCTTGTGtgaccacacatccatctcaacatgcgcatctccgccacacctaactgttgaacatgtcgccttttagtcggccttgACCCCAAATATCAAAAGGTGTCCTTCTGTGGCACCACCTGcctatcaaggctaacctcctcctcctcgtgcctagtagtactgaaactgcATCTCATGTACTTGATTTTAGTTCCGTGAGTCTaaaacctttcgattccaaggtttgtctctatAGCTCTAGCTTATGAACCCCTGTCTGACTATCatcgactagcaccacatcatccgcaaagagcatacaccatgggatatctccttgcatatcccttgtgacctcatccaccaCCAAAGCAAAAaggtaagggctcaaagctgacccttggTGCAGTCCTATTTTAATCGGAAAGTCATCAGTGTctccatcacttgttcgaacacttgtcacaacattatggtACATGTCCTATTGTCCTTGATGAggataatgtactttgctgggtctTTGTGTTTCTCAAAGGCCCACCACATGGCATTCCGTGGTATCTTATCGcatgccttctccaagtcaatgaacaccatatgcaggcccttcttttgctccctgtatctctccataagttgtcgtaccaagataatggcttccatggtcgacctcccaggcatgaaaccaaactgatttttggtcacgcttgtcattcttcttaagcggtgctcaatgactctctcccatatcttcattgtatggctcatcagcttaattccacggtaaatagtacaactctgaacatcccccttgttcttgaagattggtactaatataccctgtctccattcttctggcattttGTTTGCCCAAAAAATAAGGTTGAAAAGCTTAGTTAGCCATACTCTTGCTGTCTCCGAGGCCTCTCCACACCTCAATggagatacaatcagggcccgtcgccttgcctcctttcatcctttttatagcctccttgacctcagactacTGGATTCGCCGCACGAAACTGTCTGTTCCAgcaacaaaaataataatatatttttaCCTTTCTCTATCTGCTCAGTGCTCCGTATTTGTGCTATCTGTAAACTTCAACAATGAGAGATCTGGACATTATAGCGGTTCCTGGCTTTGGGCTCATTGATCTGTGTATTAAATATcagccggctacatatatacaactaATACACTGATCAATATATTGTTATTGGTCACCACGGGCTTGAAAGATATATATGCTATACTAGATGGTACCTCAGTTGTAATATATTTCAATGACATGTGTTTGTATGAAACATGAACATTTGAATTAATAATATATTAACTAAAACTGAAAACACATATCATATATTTTACTCCGTATTTGATTATTGTATAGTtgaaaaatatttattgaatataagtagCATAATATGATAGAAAACTTTTTCTCATGCATGTTGTGGTGGGCCTTTGATGAGGTGGGATGTGTGCATGTTGAGAAAAGTAAAAGTAGTGGGATCAATTAAGGAAAAAAAATTCTCATGCATGTTGAGGTGGGCCTTTGATGAGGTAGCATGTGTGCATGTTATGATAAATAGAAGTAGTGGGGATCAACTACTTAGATAGATATATAGTATTCGTTTCAGTTTCTGATAATGGAAGATAATTTCTAATCTGTTGACTGATATGTTCGGTATGTAAGTATTTACTCTTGATAAAAAAATATCAATATGAGAAGTTGTAACTTCTTAAATAAAGCCTAAGTAGATTTTCTTTCATGTATTTAAAGTATCTGCAAATAGTGTCTTCGCGCTGATGACTTGGTCTAAAGTTCTAAAACACGGAGTAATAGTGTCTTCGCGCTGCTCGATTTGCAAATGTTATGATATCACAATGATTATATTGTAACTTTGAAATTATGTAAAAAATAGGAATATACATGGAAATAGTACCAGACACATTGTTTGATATGATCTCAGTACACTGGAGCACTCAGGCGATAGACTTGATATCCACTATTTCAAACATTGTTTTTGGTAAAGTTTGGACCTGATAGGTTATAATAAAATGCCATACTTGTCTGATAGAAGTACGTTCTGAGGGATTGGTTATGAGCATTTGCTCCCATCACGAAGTACATTCAGTTTTGTTTTAGCATACTTGTCACTGCACATTTATAAAACACCATTGCTGAAATTGTTGTCGTTTCTATAACGTGTTTAACTATTTGCAGGTCCATTACAACAGAATTGGCAAAGATGGACTCTTTAGTCATAAAGAGATTACCGTACTGTTTGTGCCAAACCTGTCAGAATGCATACCTTCAGTAGAGTTATGGAAGAAAACCTGGATTACATACAGAAATTCAAAAGTAGACAGGGAGAAACTGGCTATAAAGAGTGAAAATGTTAGTTTGTCATACTCCTACCATGGTTGACAATTGTAGCAAAATAATTTATCTTAGTCTCTGTTTAATACTAATAGCTCTATTTCCTGATTCGTATATTTTAGGCCCCTTGTGATACAAAGGAACAGAAGGAAGGAGCAGATGATGGTCATATGAGGGAGGGGGATATTTGCAATGATGCTATCAAAATTGAGAAAGTTGATACTAAAATGGATGAGCAGGGCAAAGATGGGGAGGCAAAGTTTGCTGAGAATGAAGGGAAACCACTTGATAACGCTGTGGAACATAATAAGAAGGGTGGGGACGTTCAAGGAAATACCTCAGGCGACGCCTCCGTTCACCATGCAGTTGAGGATAAAAAGCCCACACGAAGGAAAGTAATAAGGAAGGTTATCAGAAAAGTTGTTCGTGAAAAGCCAACTGCTGAAACTTCAATTGACAAATCATCTCAGGTGGACAAGGCTGTGGTGGCAGAAACCACAAACAAAACTGTGGAAGAGCAGGTTGAACAAACAACCGAGGATGTTAGTAAAGAAAAGGATGGAACTGGCATTAATCTGCAACCTGAGACCAATAGAACTGGGAAGAAGAAAGTAATTCGAAGGATTATTAAGAGAAAAGTTCCTGCTTCAGGATCCAAGTTGATTACACCTGCTGTACCTGCAGAAACAAGTAAACAAGGAGGGGAAGTTAAACAAGAAAAGAATGATGAAAGCTTGACTGATGCTGGAAATTCTCAGATTAAGCTGGCAGAACGGTCGAAGATTGCTGCTGAAAAGATTTCAGATCCGAAGAAAGAAGAAAAGGCAGATAAGGCCCATCTATGTACCGAGGATAAAAAATCAAATGGAGATAAGGTTAGTGAACAGGAAGGTGTGAATGGAGATGATGTGAATAAAGAGGGGGGAAATGGAACGAATGATAAGCCAAAGGATGGTAAAGAAAAAAAGATTAGGGACCTGAAGAAGGATCCAAAGCAAAAGTCACTTAACGACGCCAAAGAGAAGAAGAAATCTGATGAACCTCCTAAACATCCAGGATTCATTCTGCAGACAAAGAAGAGTAAAGAGTCTAAAGTACGCCTAATGTGCTCTGTAATTCCTTTTTATTTATAGTGTTGCGTTTTGTATAAGTTTTTAGAAGTTACACGGAAATATTTATTGAACCACAATTTTGCAGCTCCGTCCAATATCCCTTTCATTGGATGGCCTACTAGACTATACAACCAATGACACAGAGGAATCTGTTTTTGAGGTATATATTTTATTTTCCACAGTTTTTTGCCCTGATAATAAATGGACGTGTTTTTTAAATGTAATTACCACCGCAAATGTAATTTTAATTCTCTCTGAAGAATAAACTTTATTATCTTTTGACATTGATATATGCTCTTATTTCCCCTTTTAGCTTTCGCTGTTTGCTGAGTCGTTCAGTGAAATGCTTCAATTCAGAATGGGCTGCATTATCCTGTCTTTTCTTGAGGTAAGTTTCTTTAGCTGTGCCGACACCTTTAGCTTAAGCATAATAACAGTTGGTCTTTGTCAAGTACCATTTACCCATGTCATCAATTTTGTGACACGATCAATCCTTTTTTTGTTTTTAATCTAGTGCATATTTTGAACCCTAAAATGAGAAAACTCTGCACTGAGTACGCCATGTGTGCTTTCCACTAATTCACATCAACAAATCCATGTGGTTATTACTTGGCTGGTCTAGTGCTCTAAAGATTTTTGCTTTGTAAAACAGCAGTCTCCAGAACACAGCTTTGGCCACTAATTTCTATTTTAATACTAACAAAATCCAGCAACATTAATAATGCTGTAGTTTACTTTTGGGGGATAAAGCTATTATGGAACCAGTGAGTGCAAAAGTTATCACACTCAATCATGTTTCCTGGTCATTGTCGAAACTGTGGCATTAAGGTTATACCTATATGAGGATGCGGTTCACTTAGCAGTCGAGATATCGTCTGTATTCTCCGGTAGGCTGTTGGTTTTCTGCCTCTTCCCAAACAAAATCCTGTTTGGCCTTTTTTTCTGTTCTGGAGCACTAGGAGCCTAATCCTGTTTCGTCTTGTCTTCATAACAAAAGGGGTAGCAGTTCTTGTGTTCAGGAGTTTTTTTATGTGTTAATATCTGCCCACATGGGGCTTGATATTTACTTGTTTCACAGAAACTACACAAGCACTATGTTACAAAGAAGAACCGACGTAAGCGCACAAGAGAGGATGATCTAACGAAGGAAGGCACAAAATCATCAGAAAAGAGATCAAAGACAACTGAAGGTGCTCACATTGAAAGTACCCCTAATAATATCAGTGCTCCAAAAAACGATAAAATAACGGAAGATGATAAGAAAAAGATGAGCATAGATCAGATACCTTTACCAGCTACTCGTGATGAACCTGTAGCAGCAGAGAAGATGGAGGATGAAGATCCTGACTATGAAGAAGATCCTGAGGAGGTAGAAATATATGAAGACGATGAGGACATGGATGGTGATACTGCTGAGCAACAGGTAAACATGTTTTGCACACAATAGTTATAGTTGATTGACAATCAGACATGCCATTTATTTATCTTGTGTTTCTTTTGGAATCCCCTTTCTTCATAGCAGTAGAGGTGTTTGTTGCAGGCTAATGTTATTGTGGAATTTTTGCTTGTGCTTAATTAATTGTTTCCATAATATGGAATCTACATCAGCTTTCCACATCTTAAGTTGATAGTTTTGGATGAGACCAGGTTTTGCTATTATGTTTTGTCAGTTTCATCCTGAACTAATGCAGAAACTTGGTCGTCTCAGTGCTCAAGCTAACCTCGCAAGGCTCCTATACTTGTCAGAGCTTACAAAAATTTGCGCAGTGGCCTCTACACCTGACATGGTCATTGGATGATAGTAAAATTTCATGTAGAAGAGAGCTGTTTTATACAGTGGGTTTTGTACACTGGTCATTGAATTATAGTTCAAATTTCATGTAAAAGAAAGCTGGTTTATAATCTTTTATCTTGAAAGTACACCTATAAAATCCTACTGTTCCCTCATGTTTCAGTGTACCTGATTGTTTTATCTGTGCCAGGAGATTAATTATGCGTTTGCCTGTGTACGTGCTGCAGGATGGTAATTTGAACAGTAGAGAGGTCAAATTAGAAGAAGTAACAAAAGAAGATAAACTGAACCAGAAAGCAGGGAAGGAGATCGAATTAGAAAATGTTGCCTGTATAGATGAAAAGCCTGTTACTATAGCAGAGAAAGGAGGTTTGGTAGAAGTTGGCGATAAGGCAGCTGTATCACCGAAAGGAGATTCAGCAAAACATGAAGTAGTTGATAAGGACCTGTTGCAGGTAAATTTTCTGTTGCAAGAGACTAAGAGTTGCCATAAAATGTTAAGATGTCGCTAATGTGTGCAGTTTCCCCCCTTATCTTGTAGGCTTTTCGCTACTTTGACAAGAGCAGAGTGGGCTATATCAAGGTAACATACTAATAATGCCTTTCTTTTGAAACCATGATGGCTTTTTCTTTAAGCACTGACTCTGCTATTACTTGCACTCTATTTTTGTGGCTATTGTTCTTATGTTGCATTATGTATATTCACAACTGCAGGCAGAAGATCTAAGGTGCATTGTTCACAACCTGGGGAAGTTCTTGTCTAATAGGGACGTGGAGGTTAGATATCTGAACCTCTTGCTTACCTTCTATGGTTTATTTGTACCAATTATTTTTTGTATCCTTCTCAATTCTGATCGTTTTAATTATGTATGGGTTGATATCGTATCAATGCATTAGTGTTTCTGGCATTTAGTTTGCATCTAACAGTGACACGTTTTCCCTCGGCAGGACTTGGTGGAGGCCGCGCTTGATGAGAGCAATTCGGCAAGGGATA is drawn from Triticum dicoccoides isolate Atlit2015 ecotype Zavitan chromosome 4A, WEW_v2.0, whole genome shotgun sequence and contains these coding sequences:
- the LOC119285474 gene encoding protein SHORT ROOT IN SALT MEDIUM 1-like, whose amino-acid sequence is MFPKKGPNPYGQPPQYGAQQPYGKIPVSVGYAASAAAAGGTDGHQFGGNAAQGAVGQYGGPYAAVYGAQKVGGLASKGPSSSGLPNLQAHQTSLSESSKFSSGAVGSSLGRPNDDYLASRAYVPKLEQYSTHYELERRMYGEQSANFGRRDGFNDLDRRYTDHIPGSHQIHDRVDQVSSTRHQQLLKTPPQPVSDIRQADYFAGRTAGPVHQGSQEVSAYGRVEADHHSLSIAGSVPYGGQQQASILGGTQRTNMDSLVYGQGSSGSGYVMGLPPGRDYASGKSLLHPSSESDYRDSILPRVHPSIPMVDERTRDRVGYRRELDLRDEEHRRGLLWEREKEREREREQELRNHEMEREQDREREHQRLRERERERGRERERVRLRERRENERERDRKHVAIPRREHTPPRTPGERRRSSSVRPEKPLRRLSPRRDVLHRPRSPVKQLKREYICKVFPFRLVDAERDYLSLTKRYPRLVISPDVSKVVLNWPKGNLNLSMRTPVSLEHDIHEVDDKTNERTVLSSEKSYSTGTPDTVWNVKVLLMSGMSNGAFADICSLRSAEERIAHWNNVLKFAVFKKDHALITIGGPWSAAIDGGDPLIDCSCLVRTAIRCTKELVQIDLSNCTHWNHFLEVHYNRIGKDGLFSHKEITVLFVPNLSECIPSVELWKKTWITYRNSKVDREKLAIKSENAPCDTKEQKEGADDGHMREGDICNDAIKIEKVDTKMDEQGKDGEAKFAENEGKPLDNAVEHNKKGGDVQGNTSGDASVHHAVEDKKPTRRKVIRKVIRKVVREKPTAETSIDKSSQVDKAVVAETTNKTVEEQVEQTTEDVSKEKDGTGINLQPETNRTGKKKVIRRIIKRKVPASGSKLITPAVPAETSKQGGEVKQEKNDESLTDAGNSQIKLAERSKIAAEKISDPKKEEKADKAHLCTEDKKSNGDKVSEQEGVNGDDVNKEGGNGTNDKPKDGKEKKIRDLKKDPKQKSLNDAKEKKKSDEPPKHPGFILQTKKSKESKLRPISLSLDGLLDYTTNDTEESVFELSLFAESFSEMLQFRMGCIILSFLEKLHKHYVTKKNRRKRTREDDLTKEGTKSSEKRSKTTEGAHIESTPNNISAPKNDKITEDDKKKMSIDQIPLPATRDEPVAAEKMEDEDPDYEEDPEEVEIYEDDEDMDGDTAEQQDGNLNSREVKLEEVTKEDKLNQKAGKEIELENVACIDEKPVTIAEKGGLVEVGDKAAVSPKGDSAKHEVVDKDLLQAFRYFDKSRVGYIKAEDLRCIVHNLGKFLSNRDVEDLVEAALDESNSARDNRVIYTKLVKIVDL